The following coding sequences are from one Cervus canadensis isolate Bull #8, Minnesota chromosome 4, ASM1932006v1, whole genome shotgun sequence window:
- the LOC122440010 gene encoding olfactory receptor 7A17-like isoform X2, producing the protein MVPGNDTQNSGFLLQGLSVEPELQPFIFGMFLSMYLITVFGNLLIILAVSSDSHLHTPMYFFISNLSFVDICFTTTTILKMLINIQIQSKAISYGGCITQMYFYMLFAALDDFLLTVMAYDRFLAICHPLHYTVIMSPRLCGLLVLVCWLISALFSLLESLLVLQLSFCTDLEIPHFFCEIKQVVLLACCDTFLSDVFMYFTSVLLGAAPLAGILYSYSKIVSSIRGISSPQGKYKAFSTCVSHLSVVFLYYCSSLGVYLSSTGAHSSYSSATASVMYTVVTPMLNPFIYSLRNKDIKSALKRFFQMAVIKRKIVLDLKNHP; encoded by the coding sequence ATGGTACCAGGAAATGATACACAAAATTCAGGATTTCTTCTTCAGGGTTTATCAGTGGAACCAGAACTGCAACCATTCATATTTGGAATGTTCCTCTCCATGTATCTGATCACTGTGTTTGGAAATCTGCTCATCATCCTGGCTGTCAGTTCAGACTCCCATcttcacacccccatgtacttcttcatCTCCAACTTGTCCTTTGTTGACATCTGTTTCACTACCACAACAATCCTAAAGATGTTAATAAATATACAGATCCAGAGTAAAGCTATATCCTATGGAGGGTGCATCACCCAGATGTATTTTTACATGCTGTTTGCAGCACTGGATGATTTTCTGCTgactgtgatggcctatgaccgcttcttggccatctgccaccccctgcaCTACACGGTCATCATGAGCCCCCGACTCTGTGGACTGCTGGTGCTGGTGTGCTGGCTCATTAGTGCCCTGTTTTCCTTGTTAGAAAGCTTGCTGGTGTTACAGCTGTCCTTCTGTACAGACTTGGAAATCCcccactttttctgtgaaatcAAACAGGTTGTACTACTTGCCTGTTGCGACACTTTCCTTAGtgatgtttttatgtattttacatcAGTGCTGTTGGGTGCTGCTCCCCTGGCTGGTATTCTTTACTCTTACTCTAAGATAGTGTCTTCCATACGTGGAATCTCATCACCTCAGGGGAAATATAAAGCGTTTTCCACCTGTGTATCGCACCTCTCAGTTGTCTTCTTATATTATTGTTCAAGCCTAGGCGTGTACCTTAGTTCTACTGGTGCCCACAGCTCATACTCAAGTGCAACAGCCTCGgtgatgtacactgtggtcacacccatgctgaaccccttcatctacagtctaagaaataaagacataaaaagcGCTCTGAAAAGATTCTTTCAGATGgcagttataaaaaggaaaattgttCTGGATCTGAAGAATCATCCTTGA